The Juglans microcarpa x Juglans regia isolate MS1-56 chromosome 2D, Jm3101_v1.0, whole genome shotgun sequence DNA window ACGCCTCTTGTGTAGCACATGCCTTGTTGATGTTTTGAAGGTccaaaagattttctttttgataagtaagataagGTGTTATTAatgttcaataaaaataaacaaaagcatTGTTCATATTCAGGTTACAATTAGGTGGGACTCATGATCAGCCTGGGAATGAATTTCAGAATCTTTCTTATGTAATGGCtgaattgataaatttttgcATGCAGTAGTATTTGTCATTTTCATGTTAACCTTAACAAACTCTTGTATAATATCTGGTTTCATATGGCATGCTTGAATATTTTGTTTACAGGCacatctccatttttttttatgaccgCTACTCTAGATTATCTGTTTATCATTTTGTTTCTTATGTAGTTGCAATCTAAATGATAACTCTAGGTTTCGTATCTTCCCGTAGTATATATCTAGGGAATATTGGTTGCATATTTCAGCATTAGAGTTCGTTTATCATGTTCTTCTAACTTTTTTGGAGCAAGCATCCTGAATGAattatacacttttttttttaaattggttgaatCACAGATGATGATGTCTCTTATTTATATCTTTTGTTGGAGACAGTTTGGAATTATTGTCATGTACGTCATACTCCTTTCTAAGGTCACGCATATATGTACAGGTGTCATTCTGCACTTATTTCTCATCTGTTTGGAATTTACTTTTTGTACCCATATTATCTACATCTCGGTTGGTTTCTGATAgttatcatttttccttttcgtAATGATATTGATACAATGGAATCAtactatttgaaatttttttgccAGGTATTTTCTGCTTTTGGCTTTGTACATAAAATTGCTACTTTTGAAAAGGCTGCTGGTTTCCAGGTGTGATTTCAACTGCAGTGGAtgcttttgaaattatttttgtcttgcTATATCACCCACTTCTATGGCATCTGGCAGGCATTAATCCAGTTTAGTGATGCTGAGACCGCATCTGCTGCTAGGAATGCCTTAAATGAAAGAAGCATACCCAGGTATGCCTCATTGTCGTCCCCATGTCTCCTTTGGGCTTTGGTAAATTTGGAAGGGCACCGATATTTTACTCCTGTATTCATGTTCTAATGGTTTCTATATAGGTATTTGCTTCCAGAGCATGTTAATTCATGTCACCTGCGTATTTCATATTCTGCACACACTGATCTGAATATCAAGTTCCAGTCTCACAGAAGCAGGTAACAACGGAATCAAGAGATTCTGTAATCCgtttcttctatttttaaaattcttttgtgTTGACCTTGTTCTTTGCTCCAATCCTCTGCTCTctgtttattttgttgaaaaatatattgaagtATAAAGGATTGAGGGTTATTTTGACTGCTTCATGCAAAATTTTAGTTTGGTATGACAGTGTTGCCTTTGTTTGTTTACAACTTGgtcaaaattaattatattggaGTGTCAGTCCTTGTTTTCGGTAATATGGTTGCGTTTTTACTCAGTAGCACTTTCTAAATGTTGCATAAAGTAGTGGTATGCATAACAATGCATGATAGGTCTGGAATTTATTTGCATAATCCTGCAGGGACTATACAAATCCATATCTTCCTGTGAATCCTACTGCAATTGAGGGTGTTGTGCAGGTAACTTCTTGTTCATGGAACTTTTATTGCAATTTGCATTTGTGAGTGTACACTAACAAACTGTAGTGTTCAGCCTGCACTAGGGCCTGATGGAAAGAGGAAAGAAGCTGAGAGTAATGTGCTTCTTGCTTCAATTGAGAATATGCAGTATGCTGTCACTGTGGACGTTCTGCACACTGTGAGGATTTGTATGCATTCCTCTTTTGAAGTGATTCAACTAGGTTACTTGCTTATACAATTATGCTGCTTTACCTGTCACAGGTATTCTCTGCCTTTGGCACTGTCCAGAAAATTGCTATATTTGAGAAGAATGGTCAAACTCAGGCACTTGTTCAATACCCTGGTATATAATTCTCTATTTGGCTATTATGTCTCCCAAGCATTTGGTGTTTCTTTCAAATCCTTCTGTGTTGAATTACATGCATCCTTATACCTTGGTGTTTGTTCTGTTCTTGCACGCTGGTATGTTtctttcatatgttttttttccttgttctttTCACTTTGAGCAAGGCTTTGGCCTAAGAAGGAAAATTTCCTCCGTATTTTCACTGTTATATTTGTCAATCTTTATCAGTCATTCTTTGGTCTTCTCTCTCAAACCTCTTTGCCAAGCATTGGACCATTGGACCTTTAACTGAACCTGTGATCCCATCCAACacacctcattttattttctgggTGCCACTCCAACTGGTGTCATTAGTGCACCGGTGAATTTAAAGAGCCCATTATCATCATGTAATATGTTATAACTAGTAATTGACACTGCacattttagttttgtttttgggtGCGGTTTTTCTTCATTATAGCTACTATGTTTGATCACACAGTTTGAACTGAGGGGAGATGATTTAGTTTTCAAAAGGTTCCTTGTGCTGATATGCAATCCAGCTAGTTGACTCTGTTTACTTGAAAGGACCTTGTTAGAATCCATGGTACCATATATCTCATTATAACATGAGTCATTGAATAAGAGCTGTGGAACTGATATACCTTGAAATTTGTATGTTTGAGGTATGGATCTAGTTTTCACTCTATTGAAATGTGGTGATGGGCTTGAGTAGATTCAAGTTGGTTAGGTCTCAGGAAGATCTTTacgtttttttttcctaccaCCCACTTTAATTGTTGAAGCGTATGGGACAGATATCAACTCAGGATCTGTTTACCTTTTAGGGTTAATGCATATTACCTGGAGGTACTGTTGAAAGTCTATTTATGTGGCTTTTTAATTTCTGCATTCTCTCATTTGGTCTCATTGATTCTTTATGCTGGAATTTGTACCAAATTACAATACACCTTTTACcgttcttttttgtttattttctctctGGAAGTTGTCTGTCGTATTT harbors:
- the LOC121249757 gene encoding polypyrimidine tract-binding protein homolog 1-like isoform X2 produces the protein MSTSGQPQFRYTQTPSKVLHLRNLPWECIEEELIELCKPFGKIVNTKCNVGANRNQAFVEFADLNQAISMVSYYASSSEPAQVRGKTVYIQYSNRHEIVNNKSPGDVPGNVLLVTIEGVEVGDVSIDVIHLVFSAFGFVHKIATFEKAAGFQALIQFSDAETASAARNALNERSIPRYLLPEHVNSCHLRISYSAHTDLNIKFQSHRSRDYTNPYLPVNPTAIEGVVQPALGPDGKRKEAESNVLLASIENMQYAVTVDVLHTVFSAFGTVQKIAIFEKNGQTQALVQYPDVSIAAVAREALEGHCIYDGGYCLQ